One region of Primulina tabacum isolate GXHZ01 chromosome 17, ASM2559414v2, whole genome shotgun sequence genomic DNA includes:
- the LOC142530531 gene encoding uncharacterized protein LOC142530531 — MIFIDNGSSVNVLFKRTLDQIKVEGFEFEPVSTPLYGFAGHAIPPLGQIVLPLSLGIDPLRVTKMIAFTVVDTPSAYNGILGRSALKDFKVVASTCHQKLKFVWEKELESCAGTKKSRVGVMKGCEGGGKKNAYRG, encoded by the coding sequence atgatatttattgataatggaagctccgtaaacgtcttgttcaagagaaCGTTGGATCAAATTAAGGTGGAAGGATTCGAGTTTGAGCCGGtctccaccccgctgtatgggtttgcaggacaCGCAATCCCGCCTTTGGGTCAaattgttcttcccctatccttggggatTGATCCTCTGCGGGTAACAAAAATGATAGCCTTCACCGTGGTGGATACTCCGTCAGCGTAtaatggaattctaggacggtcagccctgaaggattttaAAGTCGTAGCTTCCACTTGTCATCAAAAGCTTAAGTTTGTGTGGGAAAAggagttggagtcttgtgcggggaccaaaaagtcgcgCGTCGGTGTTATGAAGGGGTGTGAGGGAGGAGGGAAAAAGAACGCGTATAGAGGTTAA